In Flavobacterium sp. N1736, the following are encoded in one genomic region:
- a CDS encoding DUF2480 family protein, with amino-acid sequence MEEIINKVANSTLEVFDLEDYYPKGIRTQIDISQWLLEGFLLKEKDFREHLKNHDWSQYQDQYVAVNCSTDAIVPAWALILVAVQLAPYAKKTVNGTIEDLDGSLYEEILTKLDYAAYKNKPVIVKGCSRKPVPMRAYILATTYLQPFARSIMYGEACSAVPLYKETKK; translated from the coding sequence ATGGAAGAAATCATCAATAAAGTTGCCAATAGTACTTTAGAAGTTTTTGATCTTGAGGATTATTATCCAAAAGGAATACGAACACAAATTGACATTTCGCAATGGCTTTTGGAAGGATTTTTATTGAAAGAAAAAGACTTTCGGGAACATTTAAAAAATCACGATTGGTCGCAATATCAAGATCAATATGTGGCCGTTAATTGCAGTACAGACGCTATAGTGCCGGCTTGGGCATTAATTTTAGTAGCTGTTCAATTGGCGCCTTATGCCAAAAAAACGGTTAATGGAACAATCGAAGATTTAGACGGAAGTTTATACGAAGAAATCTTAACCAAACTAGATTATGCTGCATACAAAAACAAACCTGTTATTGTAAAAGGCTGTTCAAGAAAACCCGTTCCTATGCGCGCGTATATTTTGGCAACTACCTATTTACAGCCTTTTGCCCGAAGTATTATGTATGGCGAGGCATGTTCTGCAGTACCTTTATACAAGGAAACGAAGAAATAA
- a CDS encoding four helix bundle protein: MSKFNSFEEINSWKKSRIFNKRIYLITENSNFKKDFDFVRQIRRASISISSNIAEGFERNTDKEFIYFLYVAKASAGEVRSQLYLAFDLEYIIKEEFEILLESVTEISKLLSGFIKYLSQKS, translated from the coding sequence ATGAGTAAATTTAATTCTTTCGAAGAAATTAATTCTTGGAAAAAATCAAGAATTTTTAATAAAAGAATTTATCTGATTACTGAAAACTCTAATTTTAAAAAAGACTTCGATTTTGTTAGACAAATTAGACGAGCATCAATCTCTATATCATCAAATATAGCTGAAGGCTTTGAGAGAAATACAGACAAAGAGTTTATTTACTTTTTATATGTAGCAAAAGCATCAGCAGGAGAAGTTCGATCTCAATTATATTTAGCATTTGATCTGGAATACATTATTAAGGAAGAATTTGAAATACTTTTAGAATCGGTAACAGAAATATCGAAATTATTAAGTGGTTTCATTAAATATTTGAGTCAAAAGTCATAA
- a CDS encoding SUF system Fe-S cluster assembly protein, with protein sequence MEQEIDTNELGESIVKVLKGIYDPEIPVDIYELGLIYDVMVNTDYEVKILMTLTSPNCPVAESLPREVEEKVKTIEHIKDVDVEITFDPPWSKDLMSEEAKLELGML encoded by the coding sequence ATGGAACAAGAAATAGACACAAACGAATTAGGAGAATCAATTGTAAAGGTTTTAAAAGGCATTTACGATCCTGAGATTCCTGTAGATATTTATGAGTTAGGATTAATTTACGACGTAATGGTAAATACTGATTATGAAGTAAAAATCCTGATGACATTAACATCTCCAAACTGTCCGGTTGCGGAAAGTTTACCAAGAGAAGTAGAAGAAAAAGTAAAAACAATTGAACACATAAAAGATGTTGATGTTGAAATTACTTTTGATCCGCCTTGGAGTAAAGATTTAATGAGCGAAGAAGCAAAATTAGAATTAGGAATGCTTTAA
- the sufC gene encoding Fe-S cluster assembly ATPase SufC produces MLSIKNLHASIGDKEILKGINIEVNAGEVHAIMGPNGSGKSTLSAVIAGNENYEVTDGAVFLDGEDLADLAPEERAHKGVFLSFQYPVEIPGVSVTNFMKTAINETRKANGQEEMPANEMLKVIREKSELLEIDRKFLSRSLNEGFSGGEKKRNEIFQMAMLEPKLAILDETDSGLDIDALRIVANGVNKLKSEKNAIIVITHYQRLLDYIVPDFVHVLYNGKIVKSGGKELAYELEEKGYDWIKAEN; encoded by the coding sequence ATGTTATCAATAAAAAACCTTCACGCCTCAATTGGTGATAAAGAAATCCTTAAAGGAATTAATATAGAAGTTAATGCTGGCGAAGTACACGCTATCATGGGACCAAACGGTTCAGGAAAAAGTACACTTTCGGCTGTAATTGCCGGAAACGAAAATTATGAAGTTACAGATGGAGCTGTTTTCCTTGATGGAGAAGATCTTGCTGACTTAGCTCCGGAAGAAAGAGCACACAAAGGAGTTTTCCTTTCTTTTCAATATCCTGTAGAAATTCCCGGAGTAAGTGTAACAAACTTCATGAAAACTGCAATTAACGAAACTCGTAAAGCAAACGGACAGGAAGAAATGCCGGCTAACGAAATGCTAAAAGTAATTCGTGAGAAATCTGAATTATTAGAAATCGATCGTAAATTTTTATCTCGTTCATTAAACGAAGGTTTTTCTGGTGGTGAGAAAAAAAGAAATGAAATTTTTCAAATGGCAATGTTAGAGCCAAAATTAGCAATCCTTGACGAAACCGATTCTGGTCTTGATATCGATGCCCTAAGAATTGTTGCTAACGGAGTTAACAAACTAAAAAGCGAGAAAAACGCAATTATCGTTATCACGCACTACCAACGTTTGTTAGATTATATCGTTCCGGATTTCGTTCACGTTCTTTACAACGGTAAAATCGTAAAATCAGGAGGAAAAGAATTAGCTTACGAACTGGAAGAAAAAGGATACGACTGGATTAAAGCGGAGAACTAA
- a CDS encoding DUF3078 domain-containing protein, which yields MRKIALLLFILANFTFVQAQNSEKELIQNTEKAVKKINDTIEGEGWKAKGTVSLLLNQSSFNNWIAGGEDSFSGTLGINYDFNYKKDDVTWDNKVLAYYGLLQTKNADFEKKTDDRLEFNSILGKRAFGEWYYSYFLNFRTQFTTGYIYGQDENGKEIRTESTKFMSPGYLTTGPGIYWTKDDNLKINFAPLTSKFTFVDGAYTSGIDPGTGLPYVDGDYFGVDANKTMRYELGFYASVYYKLAIMTNVTAENTLNLYSNYLEDPQNVDINYSLNIVMKVNKFLSANLAFQAIYDDNAFQGLQTREVFGLGVNFGF from the coding sequence ATGAGAAAGATAGCTTTATTACTTTTTATTTTAGCGAACTTTACTTTTGTACAAGCACAAAATTCAGAAAAGGAATTGATCCAAAATACCGAAAAAGCGGTAAAGAAAATTAATGACACAATCGAGGGCGAAGGCTGGAAAGCAAAAGGAACAGTTTCTCTTTTATTAAATCAGTCGAGTTTTAATAACTGGATTGCCGGAGGTGAAGATAGTTTTTCCGGAACTTTAGGAATAAACTACGATTTCAATTATAAAAAAGACGATGTTACCTGGGATAATAAAGTTTTAGCCTACTACGGACTTTTACAAACTAAAAATGCCGATTTCGAAAAGAAGACAGATGACCGTTTAGAATTTAACTCTATTTTGGGTAAAAGAGCTTTTGGTGAATGGTATTACTCTTATTTTCTGAATTTCAGAACGCAATTTACAACAGGCTATATTTATGGTCAGGATGAAAACGGCAAAGAAATCAGAACGGAAAGCACCAAATTTATGTCTCCGGGCTACCTTACAACAGGTCCGGGTATTTATTGGACAAAAGATGACAATCTAAAAATAAACTTCGCTCCTTTAACTTCAAAATTCACTTTTGTAGACGGCGCTTATACATCAGGAATCGATCCAGGAACTGGTTTGCCTTATGTTGATGGAGATTATTTTGGAGTTGATGCTAATAAAACCATGCGTTACGAACTCGGATTTTACGCTTCTGTATATTACAAACTGGCTATTATGACCAACGTAACTGCCGAAAACACCTTAAATCTCTATTCAAATTATTTAGAAGATCCACAAAATGTAGATATTAATTACTCTCTAAATATTGTCATGAAAGTAAATAAATTCTTATCTGCCAATTTAGCATTTCAGGCTATTTACGACGACAACGCATTTCAGGGTCTCCAAACCAGAGAAGTATTTGGTTTAGGAGTTAATTTTGGATTCTAA
- a CDS encoding aminotransferase class V-fold PLP-dependent enzyme, whose amino-acid sequence MLDIQKIRADFPILTQKVNGKPLVYFDNGATSQKPQIVIDAEVRYYQEINANIHRGVHTLSQLATDAYEASRGKVKEHINAKFAHEVLFTSGTTHGINLVTNGFASILKPGDEIIVSSLEHHSNIVPWQMLCEKTGATLKVIPMNEDGELILEAFDALLSENTKVVTVNHISNALGIINPIKYIIEKAHAVGAAVLIDGAQAVPHLKPNVQDLDCDFYAFSGHKMCGPTGTGILYGKEAWLNKLPPYQGGGEMIKEVTFEKTTYADLPHKFEAGTPNIAGGIVLGTAIDYLNNIGFENIQQYENELLEYATKQLLEIEGLKIYGTGKNKASVVSFNIDGIHPYDVGSIIDKLGIAVRTGHHCAQPIMNFFCIPGTIRASFSFYNTKEEIDSMVEAVKKAKTMLS is encoded by the coding sequence ATGTTAGATATCCAAAAAATAAGAGCTGATTTTCCAATTCTTACCCAAAAAGTAAACGGAAAACCTTTAGTATATTTCGATAACGGAGCAACTTCGCAAAAACCACAAATTGTGATTGATGCCGAAGTCAGATATTATCAGGAAATAAACGCCAATATTCACCGTGGCGTTCACACTTTAAGCCAATTAGCTACTGATGCTTACGAGGCTTCCCGTGGTAAAGTAAAAGAGCATATAAATGCAAAATTTGCGCATGAAGTACTTTTTACTTCAGGAACAACGCACGGAATCAATTTAGTAACCAATGGTTTTGCTTCTATTTTAAAACCTGGCGACGAAATAATTGTTTCGTCTTTAGAGCATCATAGTAATATTGTGCCGTGGCAAATGTTATGCGAAAAAACAGGAGCAACTTTAAAAGTTATTCCGATGAATGAGGATGGCGAATTAATTTTAGAGGCTTTTGATGCTTTACTTTCAGAAAACACTAAAGTTGTAACGGTAAACCATATTTCGAATGCATTGGGAATCATCAATCCTATTAAATATATTATTGAAAAAGCTCATGCTGTTGGTGCAGCCGTTTTAATTGACGGTGCGCAGGCTGTTCCGCATTTAAAACCGAATGTTCAGGATTTAGATTGTGATTTTTATGCCTTTTCCGGACATAAAATGTGCGGTCCAACAGGAACCGGAATTTTATACGGAAAAGAAGCGTGGTTAAATAAATTACCTCCATATCAAGGTGGCGGTGAAATGATCAAGGAAGTTACTTTCGAAAAAACGACTTATGCAGATCTTCCTCATAAATTTGAAGCCGGAACTCCAAATATTGCCGGAGGAATTGTTTTAGGAACCGCAATTGATTATTTAAATAACATTGGTTTTGAGAATATTCAGCAATATGAAAATGAATTATTAGAATACGCAACAAAACAATTATTAGAAATTGAAGGTTTGAAAATTTACGGAACCGGAAAAAATAAAGCTTCCGTAGTTTCGTTTAATATTGACGGAATTCATCCTTACGATGTTGGTTCAATTATCGATAAATTAGGAATCGCCGTGAGAACCGGTCACCATTGCGCACAACCTATTATGAATTTCTTCTGCATTCCGGGAACTATTCGTGCTTCGTTTTCTTTCTATAACACAAAAGAAGAAATTGATTCGATGGTAGAAGCGGTTAAAAAAGCAAAAACAATGTTAAGCTAA
- a CDS encoding flavodoxin family protein: MENKKVIILGSARKNGNTTKIVDEISKEHGIDVIDLSDYNISHYDYESKNREDDFLPLIRRILEEYETLIFATPIYWYNMSGIMKVFFDRFSDLIRIEKETGRKLRGKKIGVISNSHDNEIEESFYIPFKKTADYLGMEYLGHAHFNANILDQKTKIELTFI, from the coding sequence ATGGAAAACAAAAAAGTAATCATTTTAGGTTCAGCCAGAAAAAACGGAAACACAACAAAAATTGTGGATGAGATTTCTAAAGAACATGGAATAGACGTAATTGATTTAAGTGATTATAACATTTCTCATTATGATTACGAAAGCAAAAACAGAGAAGACGATTTTCTTCCTTTAATAAGAAGAATACTTGAAGAGTACGAAACTTTAATTTTTGCAACGCCAATATATTGGTATAATATGAGTGGAATTATGAAGGTTTTCTTTGATCGTTTTTCGGATTTGATCCGAATTGAAAAAGAAACCGGACGAAAACTTAGAGGAAAGAAAATTGGTGTGATATCAAATTCACACGATAATGAAATTGAAGAAAGTTTTTACATTCCCTTCAAAAAAACAGCCGATTATTTAGGCATGGAATATTTAGGACACGCGCATTTTAATGCAAATATCCTTGACCAAAAAACAAAAATAGAATTGACATTTATATAA
- a CDS encoding SufE family protein: MTIKEIQNEIIDEFSMFDDWMQRYEYIIELGKSLPIIKEEYKIDENLIKGCQSKVWLQGEQKDDKIVFTADSDAILTKGIIAILIRAFSNQKAEDIINADTQFIDEIGLKEHLSATRANGLVSMIKNIKMYALAFDSKNKN, translated from the coding sequence ATGACAATAAAAGAAATACAAAACGAAATAATAGACGAATTTTCGATGTTTGATGACTGGATGCAACGTTATGAGTACATCATCGAATTAGGAAAAAGTCTTCCAATAATAAAAGAAGAGTACAAAATTGACGAGAATTTAATCAAAGGCTGTCAATCGAAAGTTTGGCTGCAGGGAGAACAAAAAGACGATAAAATTGTTTTTACTGCGGATAGTGATGCGATTTTAACCAAAGGAATTATCGCCATTTTAATTCGTGCTTTCTCCAATCAAAAAGCAGAAGATATTATTAATGCTGATACTCAATTTATTGACGAAATTGGTTTAAAAGAACATTTATCTGCCACTCGTGCCAATGGTTTGGTTTCGATGATAAAAAACATCAAAATGTACGCTTTGGCTTTTGATTCAAAAAATAAAAATTAA
- the sufD gene encoding Fe-S cluster assembly protein SufD, with protein MDLKEKLVSSFMAFEERVDVHSDLHDIRTNALKNFENKGFPTKKEEAWKYTSLNAILKNDFTVFPKQENAIEFNHVKKYFLHEIDTYKLVFIDGVFSSHLSSTTHDGIDVCLMSSALTKPKYKMVIDTYFNQIASKDDSLTSLNTAFASEGAFINIPQKKVADKPIEIMYFSTGNEAALMVQPRNLVIVGENSHVQIIERHQSLNENPVLTNSVTEIFAQKRAIVDYYKIQNDNSEANLVDNTYVSQQQESHASVHTFSFGGNLTRNNLNFYHFGERLTSTLNGISILNDKQHVDHYTLVNHATPNCESFQDYKGIFSDRSTGVFNGKILVDKEAQKTNAFQKSNNILLSDKATINAKPQLEIFADDVKCSHGCTVGQLDETAMFYMQSRGIPKKEAKALLMYAFSNAVIESIKIPELKQRITKIIAMKLGVNLGFDL; from the coding sequence ATGGATTTAAAAGAAAAATTAGTATCGTCTTTTATGGCTTTTGAAGAGCGTGTCGATGTACATTCAGATTTACATGACATTCGCACAAATGCCTTAAAAAACTTTGAAAATAAAGGTTTCCCAACCAAAAAAGAAGAAGCTTGGAAATATACATCGCTAAATGCCATCTTAAAAAATGACTTTACGGTTTTTCCTAAGCAGGAAAATGCAATCGAATTTAATCATGTAAAAAAATACTTTTTACACGAAATCGACACATATAAATTAGTGTTTATAGATGGTGTTTTTAGTTCGCATTTGTCTTCTACAACACATGACGGAATCGATGTTTGTTTAATGTCATCGGCATTAACCAAACCAAAATACAAAATGGTTATTGATACATACTTCAATCAAATCGCAAGCAAAGACGACAGTTTGACTTCGTTGAATACTGCTTTTGCAAGTGAAGGAGCCTTTATCAATATTCCGCAAAAGAAAGTAGCAGATAAACCTATCGAAATCATGTATTTCTCAACAGGAAACGAAGCTGCTTTAATGGTTCAGCCTAGAAATTTGGTTATTGTGGGTGAAAATTCACATGTTCAAATTATCGAGCGTCACCAAAGTTTGAACGAAAATCCGGTTTTAACGAATTCGGTTACAGAGATTTTTGCTCAAAAACGTGCCATTGTTGACTATTACAAAATTCAAAATGACAATAGCGAAGCGAACTTAGTTGACAACACTTATGTTTCTCAACAACAAGAAAGTCACGCTTCGGTTCATACATTTTCGTTTGGTGGAAATCTTACGCGTAATAATTTAAACTTTTATCACTTTGGTGAAAGATTGACAAGTACGCTTAACGGAATTTCTATTTTAAATGATAAGCAACATGTTGATCATTATACTTTGGTAAACCACGCAACGCCAAATTGCGAAAGTTTCCAGGATTATAAAGGAATTTTTTCTGATCGCTCAACAGGTGTTTTCAACGGAAAAATCTTGGTTGATAAAGAAGCTCAAAAAACAAATGCTTTCCAAAAAAGCAACAATATTTTATTGAGTGACAAAGCTACAATCAATGCAAAACCACAATTAGAGATTTTTGCTGATGACGTAAAATGTTCTCACGGTTGTACCGTTGGACAACTTGACGAAACAGCCATGTTCTACATGCAATCTCGTGGAATCCCGAAAAAAGAAGCTAAAGCTTTATTGATGTACGCATTCTCAAATGCCGTTATCGAAAGCATTAAAATACCGGAATTAAAACAAAGAATTACTAAAATCATTGCCATGAAATTAGGCGTGAATTTAGGATTTGATTTGTAA
- a CDS encoding serine hydrolase domain-containing protein has product MKKFLKLLVLVLVLAFLYFGFTTYPKLDLISGFSAKSIASGHFIDNRSKELIEKTDNDIDMIDLATNTINDSGKFATSAVYGLKERKAIYREGLGATLINDDYDISKPYLLPKRTKLVNNLPFPYGNNEPKDTLFANVDYSKLKNAVENAFDKNEGKTKRTRAVVVLYKDKLIAEKYDKNFNKDSKILGWSMTKSITSSAFGVLAKQGKIDIYKPAPIAEWQKDDRKIITINDLLHMNSGLEWEENYSTICDATKMLFQAEDMGKVQMDKPAQFKPDTHWNYSSGTTNLLSRILRNQFKTQQEYLDFWYSAVIDKIGMNSMIVEQDMSGTFVGSSYAWATPRDWSKFGLLYLHKGNWNGEQILDESWVKYTATPTNTSEGKYGAQFWLNAGGKFPDVPRDMFYCSGYQGQMVAIIPSLDMVVVRMGVREGDKRFDFNGFLKGVIESVKK; this is encoded by the coding sequence ATGAAAAAATTTCTCAAATTACTTGTTTTAGTTTTAGTTCTTGCATTTTTATACTTCGGATTTACAACATATCCAAAACTTGATTTAATATCCGGTTTTTCGGCTAAAAGCATTGCGTCCGGACATTTTATCGATAATCGTTCAAAAGAGTTAATCGAAAAAACCGACAATGATATTGATATGATTGATTTGGCGACCAATACGATTAATGATTCCGGAAAGTTTGCCACTTCGGCAGTCTATGGTTTAAAAGAAAGAAAAGCGATTTACAGAGAAGGTTTAGGTGCAACTTTGATTAATGATGATTATGATATTTCTAAGCCTTATTTATTACCAAAGAGAACGAAATTAGTTAATAATCTTCCTTTTCCTTACGGGAATAACGAACCAAAAGATACGCTTTTTGCTAATGTCGATTATTCTAAATTGAAGAATGCGGTCGAAAATGCTTTTGATAAAAACGAAGGAAAAACAAAAAGAACCCGTGCCGTTGTGGTTTTATATAAAGATAAATTGATTGCCGAGAAATATGATAAAAATTTTAATAAAGACAGTAAAATTTTAGGTTGGTCAATGACAAAAAGTATTACGAGTTCTGCTTTTGGAGTTTTAGCCAAACAAGGAAAAATTGATATTTATAAACCAGCTCCAATTGCTGAATGGCAGAAAGACGATCGTAAAATTATCACGATAAACGATTTGCTTCACATGAATTCCGGTTTAGAATGGGAGGAGAATTACAGCACCATTTGTGACGCCACAAAAATGCTTTTTCAGGCCGAAGATATGGGGAAAGTGCAAATGGATAAACCTGCTCAATTTAAACCAGACACGCATTGGAATTATTCGTCCGGAACTACAAATTTATTGTCCCGAATTTTAAGAAATCAGTTTAAAACACAACAAGAATATCTTGATTTTTGGTACAGCGCCGTAATCGATAAAATCGGAATGAACTCGATGATTGTTGAGCAGGATATGTCGGGAACATTTGTAGGTTCGTCTTACGCATGGGCAACGCCAAGAGATTGGTCAAAATTTGGATTATTATATCTGCATAAAGGAAATTGGAACGGAGAACAAATTCTGGATGAAAGCTGGGTAAAATATACAGCAACGCCAACCAATACTTCTGAAGGAAAATACGGTGCACAATTTTGGCTAAATGCCGGAGGAAAATTTCCTGATGTGCCTCGCGATATGTTTTATTGCAGCGGATACCAAGGACAAATGGTAGCGATTATTCCGTCTCTGGATATGGTAGTTGTGAGAATGGGAGTGAGAGAAGGAGATAAAAGGTTTGACTTTAATGGCTTTTTGAAAGGCGTAATTGAAAGTGTGAAGAAATAG